In Blastopirellula sp. J2-11, a single genomic region encodes these proteins:
- a CDS encoding PepSY-associated TM helix domain-containing protein, with the protein MRLIARRIWLKVHLYLGLTAGLIFALAGVTGSILVFEHAFDENLNAEMMLTENRGERRSLEEITALAQQQFPELGHVERIAVPRTEENVYYVRFNAKSSGGKPVSTEVFYDPYTAESLGQRPERSGLIAWIYDLHARLQFGKTGRILMGVIALTVIISIITGIVLWWPLQKGGWRIAWGIRRNKLNFDLHKTSGLLMTPPLLLIAFTGVYLGLPFLVKPVVGMFSIETKNPQKVTSVVPTSPTDPIGPDRAAQLAAEVMPGSELFFVHLPQRADDTYKVFVRQQGEIGQLRGTGRIWLDQYSGEVRATRDWSKFTFADTYYRIQLALHCGDAFGFGGRLLFFVVGFVPAALYVTGFLLWWRKKMSRRRQLQNRPAARSGNSAEIAPLAAKLAAEKNSELESAST; encoded by the coding sequence ATGAGACTGATCGCTCGGCGAATTTGGTTGAAGGTCCATCTATACTTAGGACTGACGGCGGGCTTGATCTTTGCGCTGGCCGGGGTAACCGGCAGCATTCTCGTCTTCGAACATGCGTTTGACGAAAATCTGAACGCCGAGATGATGCTGACCGAGAACCGCGGCGAGCGGCGTTCTTTGGAAGAAATCACCGCGCTCGCTCAGCAGCAATTTCCAGAGCTTGGTCACGTCGAGCGAATCGCCGTTCCGCGGACAGAAGAAAACGTCTACTACGTGCGTTTCAACGCCAAATCCTCTGGCGGGAAGCCAGTCTCGACCGAGGTGTTTTACGATCCCTATACCGCCGAATCGCTGGGGCAACGCCCCGAGCGCAGCGGGCTGATCGCTTGGATTTATGATCTGCACGCTCGATTACAGTTCGGCAAAACCGGTCGCATCCTCATGGGCGTGATCGCCCTGACCGTGATCATCTCGATCATCACCGGCATCGTGCTCTGGTGGCCGCTGCAAAAAGGGGGCTGGCGAATCGCCTGGGGAATCCGCCGCAACAAGCTGAACTTCGATCTGCACAAGACCAGCGGTCTGCTGATGACCCCGCCGCTGCTGCTGATCGCATTTACCGGCGTCTATCTCGGGTTGCCGTTTTTGGTCAAACCGGTGGTCGGCATGTTCTCGATCGAGACCAAAAACCCGCAAAAGGTAACTTCGGTCGTCCCGACATCTCCCACCGATCCGATCGGTCCTGATCGAGCGGCCCAGTTAGCCGCTGAGGTGATGCCCGGCTCCGAACTTTTCTTTGTCCATCTGCCGCAGCGCGCGGACGACACCTATAAAGTCTTCGTCCGCCAGCAGGGCGAAATCGGTCAACTGCGTGGAACAGGGCGAATCTGGCTCGATCAATACAGCGGCGAGGTAAGAGCAACCCGCGACTGGAGCAAGTTCACCTTCGCCGACACGTACTACCGCATTCAACTTGCTTTACACTGCGGCGACGCGTTCGGATTCGGCGGCCGATTACTCTTTTTTGTGGTTGGCTTCGTTCCGGCGGCGCTGTATGTGACCGGCTTTTTACTGTGGTGGCGCAAGAAGATGTCTCGTCGCCGACAATTACAAAATCGTCCAGCGGCCCGGTCCGGCAATTCGGCCGAAATAGCGCCGCTCGCCGCGAAGTTAGCAGCGGAAAAAAATTCGGAACTCGAATCTGCGTCAACCTAG
- a CDS encoding PAS domain S-box protein — MELKPADSTPLQDDGGAPSAELAADLRRNPRRWDVTIIGFGVTLAMLIVGAILGYMNTVRLIENNRRVFATQEIISELNNLLSLLKDAETGQRGYLLTEEPKYLEPYDDSVGKVQAEIVHLRTLIQEDAEQKRRLLVVEQDVTKKLAELQETINLIDAGDRAAALQVVDSDRGIALMGKVRDSIAAMQLSEHERLRRRGQESEASFRTAIATILLSTLLGSALVCTVYYLLQRNLRQKAKAAAILAEQKERLRITLASIGDAVISTDAAGNVTYLNTIAEKLTRWTDADAIGQPLTTVFHIVNETTRQVVENPALKALREGIIVGLANHTILIAKDGAEHFIDDSAAPIRDRHGEIAGSVLIFRDITERRQSELALEEKRRLLQLGAEVGAVLTQGDSLPNMLQGCTESLVANLDAALARIWTLNEAEQILELQASAGLYTHINGGHARIPVGKFKIGLIAEEKTPHLTNSVIGDPRVPEQEWAQREGLVAFAGYPLIVADRLVGVMGIFARQALSERTLAAMESVSKEIALGLLNRQVMQEEREHRELLRITLASIGDAVISTDAEGLVTFLNPVAAALTGWSQQEAIGRSLTEVFSIINESTRQPVENPAERALREGKIVGLANHTVLIAKEGTERFIDDSAAPIRDAANKIVGAVLVFRDISERKEIENESRQHEERYRTLFNTIDEGFCVVEMIFDDAGKPIDYQFLELNPAFEKQTGLVNAAGKRMRELAPDHEEKWFEIYGQVAVTGDSTRFVHQAKALDGRWFDVYAFRVGSESSQRVALLFTDITQRRQTEQDRRDSEERFRTLVEQVQDYAIFMTDPQGRATSWNEGVQRVLGFDESEFIGQDIVSLIFTPEDVVSGIAQAELDQAAAVGSASDDRWMLRKDGTRFWAAGVTTGLLDEDEKLLGFMKVMRDQTERKRLEDELRQVAADLSESDRRKTEFLATLGHELRNPLAPIRTGLEVMKVVKDNPELIENVRSTMERQTQQMVRLIDDLLDVSRITRGRIELRTSQITLGEIIRSAVEATQPFVDEAGHTLQVTLPESPILLDADPNRLAQVFSNLLNNSSKYTPDGGHIWLMAQCENGEVAVTIKDDGLGIPLDQQSQIFEMFAQIDRPLEKGYTGLGIGLTLVKQLVELHGGTIDVQSDGPDQGSEFCVRLPIAGEPKRATPAELTVTPQPIKLRVLIVDDNKAAATMLKMVVKMLGNEVMTAHDGVQAIATAAEFSPDIVLMDLGMPKMNGYEAAREIRRQPWGQKMVLVALTGWGQDEDRQRTADAGFNHHLVKPAEPSDLQQLFATVHPSNS, encoded by the coding sequence ATGGAACTGAAGCCTGCGGATTCAACGCCGCTACAAGACGATGGCGGCGCCCCTTCCGCCGAATTGGCCGCTGATCTGCGGCGTAACCCGCGTCGCTGGGATGTAACGATCATCGGCTTTGGCGTCACATTGGCGATGCTCATCGTCGGCGCCATTCTGGGATACATGAACACGGTTCGATTGATCGAAAACAATCGCCGCGTCTTCGCTACCCAAGAGATTATCTCCGAACTCAACAACCTGCTCTCGTTGTTGAAAGACGCCGAAACAGGCCAACGAGGCTATCTGCTCACCGAAGAACCAAAGTATTTAGAACCATACGACGATTCGGTCGGCAAGGTGCAAGCCGAAATTGTTCACCTCCGAACCCTGATCCAAGAGGACGCCGAGCAGAAGCGCCGACTGCTTGTAGTGGAGCAAGATGTCACCAAGAAGCTTGCCGAGTTGCAGGAGACGATCAATTTGATCGACGCCGGCGACCGCGCCGCCGCTCTGCAAGTTGTTGACAGCGACCGAGGGATTGCGTTGATGGGAAAAGTGCGTGATTCGATCGCCGCCATGCAACTTTCCGAGCATGAACGTTTGCGGCGACGCGGCCAAGAGTCCGAGGCCAGTTTTCGCACGGCGATCGCCACCATTTTGCTTTCGACGCTCCTCGGATCTGCGTTAGTTTGCACCGTCTATTATCTTCTTCAGCGCAACCTTCGTCAAAAAGCGAAAGCGGCGGCGATCTTGGCGGAACAAAAAGAACGCTTGCGAATCACGCTCGCCAGCATCGGCGACGCGGTTATCAGCACTGACGCCGCCGGCAATGTCACCTATCTGAATACCATCGCCGAAAAACTGACCCGCTGGACAGACGCCGACGCGATCGGTCAGCCGTTGACGACGGTCTTTCACATTGTCAACGAAACGACGCGTCAAGTAGTGGAGAATCCGGCGCTCAAGGCGCTGCGTGAAGGAATCATCGTCGGCCTGGCCAACCATACTATCTTGATCGCCAAAGATGGGGCCGAACATTTTATCGATGACAGCGCCGCTCCGATTCGCGACCGACATGGCGAGATCGCCGGCAGCGTATTGATTTTCCGAGACATTACCGAGCGCAGGCAATCAGAACTGGCCCTGGAAGAAAAAAGACGACTCCTACAACTGGGCGCCGAAGTCGGCGCCGTGCTGACCCAGGGAGACAGCCTCCCAAACATGCTGCAAGGTTGCACCGAATCGCTAGTCGCCAACTTAGACGCGGCGCTGGCCCGCATCTGGACATTGAATGAAGCGGAACAGATCTTGGAATTGCAGGCCAGCGCCGGCTTGTATACGCATATCAATGGAGGACATGCGCGGATTCCCGTTGGCAAATTCAAAATTGGCTTAATCGCCGAAGAAAAAACGCCCCATCTGACCAATTCGGTGATCGGCGATCCGCGTGTGCCTGAACAAGAGTGGGCGCAGCGCGAAGGATTGGTCGCTTTCGCAGGCTATCCCTTGATCGTCGCAGATCGGCTTGTCGGCGTGATGGGAATCTTCGCCAGGCAAGCGCTCAGCGAAAGAACGCTCGCCGCGATGGAGTCGGTCTCCAAGGAGATCGCGTTGGGCTTGCTCAATCGTCAGGTCATGCAAGAAGAGCGGGAGCATCGCGAATTGCTGCGGATCACGCTCGCGAGTATCGGCGACGCCGTTATCAGCACCGACGCAGAAGGGCTGGTCACTTTCCTCAATCCGGTCGCCGCAGCGCTAACCGGCTGGAGCCAGCAGGAAGCGATTGGTCGATCGTTGACCGAAGTATTTTCCATCATCAACGAATCGACGCGACAGCCGGTCGAAAATCCGGCCGAAAGGGCGCTGCGAGAAGGGAAGATCGTCGGCCTGGCGAATCATACCGTGCTGATCGCCAAAGAGGGAACCGAGCGATTTATCGACGATAGCGCCGCTCCGATTCGCGATGCGGCGAACAAAATTGTGGGAGCGGTCCTGGTCTTTCGCGATATCTCTGAGCGTAAAGAGATCGAAAATGAATCGCGGCAGCATGAAGAACGATACCGCACCCTCTTTAATACGATCGACGAAGGCTTTTGCGTTGTCGAGATGATCTTCGACGATGCAGGCAAACCGATCGATTATCAATTTCTAGAGCTTAATCCTGCGTTTGAAAAACAGACAGGGCTCGTCAACGCAGCCGGTAAGCGGATGCGCGAACTGGCGCCGGATCATGAAGAAAAATGGTTCGAGATTTACGGCCAAGTCGCGGTAACCGGCGACTCCACTCGCTTCGTCCATCAAGCGAAAGCCTTGGACGGTCGCTGGTTTGACGTCTACGCATTTCGGGTCGGCAGCGAAAGCAGTCAACGCGTCGCGTTGCTCTTTACCGACATCACCCAGCGCCGGCAAACGGAACAAGATCGCCGCGATAGCGAGGAACGCTTCCGCACTTTGGTCGAGCAGGTCCAAGACTACGCGATTTTCATGACCGATCCGCAAGGAAGAGCCACCAGTTGGAACGAAGGAGTCCAGCGAGTGCTGGGATTTGACGAATCCGAATTTATCGGGCAAGACATCGTCTCGTTGATTTTCACGCCGGAAGATGTCGTCAGCGGCATCGCCCAGGCCGAATTGGATCAGGCCGCCGCGGTTGGCAGCGCCAGTGACGACCGCTGGATGTTGCGCAAAGATGGGACGCGGTTTTGGGCCGCCGGCGTGACCACCGGCTTGCTGGATGAGGACGAAAAACTGCTTGGTTTCATGAAAGTGATGCGTGATCAAACCGAGCGCAAACGCCTTGAAGATGAACTTCGCCAGGTCGCCGCCGACTTGTCGGAATCGGATCGCCGCAAGACCGAGTTTCTGGCCACTTTGGGACATGAACTGCGCAACCCGCTCGCTCCAATCCGCACCGGATTGGAAGTCATGAAAGTGGTGAAGGACAATCCCGAGTTGATCGAAAACGTGCGTAGCACCATGGAACGTCAAACGCAGCAAATGGTGCGATTGATCGACGATCTATTGGATGTCTCGCGCATTACTCGCGGCAGGATTGAACTGCGAACCAGCCAGATCACATTGGGCGAAATTATCCGCAGCGCCGTCGAAGCGACCCAGCCCTTTGTTGACGAAGCGGGACACACGCTCCAGGTAACCTTGCCGGAGTCGCCGATTTTGTTGGACGCCGATCCCAACCGTTTGGCCCAGGTTTTCTCTAACTTGCTGAATAATTCGTCAAAATACACGCCAGACGGCGGTCATATTTGGCTGATGGCCCAGTGCGAGAATGGGGAAGTCGCGGTCACGATCAAAGACGACGGCCTCGGGATTCCACTCGATCAACAGTCCCAAATTTTTGAGATGTTCGCCCAAATCGATCGCCCGCTCGAAAAGGGATATACCGGCCTGGGGATTGGTCTGACTCTGGTCAAGCAATTGGTCGAGTTGCACGGAGGAACGATCGACGTGCAAAGCGATGGCCCCGATCAAGGAAGTGAATTTTGCGTTCGCTTGCCGATCGCAGGAGAACCGAAAAGAGCAACGCCGGCCGAACTGACCGTAACCCCGCAACCCATCAAGCTGCGAGTCCTGATCGTGGACGACAACAAAGCGGCGGCGACCATGTTAAAAATGGTGGTCAAAATGCTCGGCAATGAAGTCATGACCGCGCACGACGGAGTTCAGGCGATCGCCACGGCGGCCGAATTTTCGCCCGACATTGTGCTGATGGACCTCGGCATGCCTAAAATGAACGGATACGAAGCGGCCCGCGAAATTCGCCGGCAGCCCTGGGGCCAAAAGATGGTTTTGGTGGCGCTGACCGGTTGGGGCCAAGACGAGGATCGACAACGAACCGCCGACGCCGGGTTCAATCATCACCTGGTCAAACCGGCCGAACCAAGCGACTTGCAGCAATTGTTCGCCACGGTTCACCCCAGCAACTCTTAG